The DNA segment TGTTTGCACGCTCTTCGTTGTTTGTGCATTGAATATCGCACGCTAGCCCCGTCAAATGTGCAGAGTCTTCTTTGCCTCCTACCTCTGCATTTTTTTCGGGTGTTCTCAAACCTGATGTGACTATAAAAGGTATACCTGCAAAAGTTCTTGCTCTATTTAACATTCTTACTAATACAGGATTTAAACCTGCTACCTCCTCCTCTTTAAAATATCCGTTTGACATATTTGTTTTATACTTTAAAATTTTTAAATCTTTCTAATGCGATTTTTCCGCCTGCTACAACCGACCCTATAGCGCCTGTGTCTACTGGATTAAGATTCTCTCCGCAATGTACACCCTTTGTGTTTAGAATATTTTGGAGAAATGCGATCCCTGCTGATATCAATGCTGTGAATAAAATACTTAAAATATGCACGTATGCTTTTTTAAAATTTTCGCTCATGTCTCTAATAATAAAAAATATAATTGCAAATGTCTACTAAAAAAAAGGCGAAAAAAAAAGTACACTATATAAAAAAAACTTTGTCAAGTTTAAAATAGTGTACCCGGGGCGGAGGGGGGGGATTTAATTTAACTTCGCTCGCTCGCGTCGTTGCGCTTTTGGCTACGCGCCACTCGCTAGCGAAGTGTAATAATTGTTTTTAAAACTGTCAAAGGGCTATATGTGCAAAAAGCTGTGGATAAACTCAAAA comes from the Bacteroidota bacterium genome and includes:
- a CDS encoding D-Ala-D-Ala carboxypeptidase family metallohydrolase, with the translated sequence MSNGYFKEEEVAGLNPVLVRMLNRARTFAGIPFIVTSGLRTPEKNAEVGGKEDSAHLTGLACDIQCTNNEERANIMKGAIFAGFKRIGIGKGHIHLDIDHEKPYPRIFIEE